A single region of the Microbulbifer sp. MKSA007 genome encodes:
- a CDS encoding ATP-binding cassette domain-containing protein, with protein MIAVKSIHKQFSGKKVLKDLSFNIPDGQITALLGANGAGKTTCLRIITGLVKPDEGTVFVSGLNVAENPLEIKRQLGVVGDREGLYERLTVAEYLSFFASAQGLFGAELKRALNSVREELELEDLWQRRTKGFSQGERMKVSLARALVHRPTHLILDEPTRGLDVLAARLLRKTLLRLRSEGVAILFSSHIMAEVTELSDRVLVMANGAIVDSGTPDELVERTGCKNLEDSFVTLAYGVKGEVMA; from the coding sequence ATGATTGCTGTTAAATCTATTCACAAGCAATTCTCTGGAAAGAAAGTACTCAAAGACCTGAGTTTCAATATACCTGATGGCCAAATAACTGCTTTGCTGGGGGCCAATGGAGCCGGTAAAACTACTTGCCTGAGAATTATAACGGGGTTGGTAAAACCGGATGAAGGTACAGTATTTGTTAGTGGGCTTAATGTGGCCGAAAATCCATTAGAAATAAAGCGGCAATTGGGCGTTGTCGGCGATCGTGAAGGCTTGTATGAACGACTTACTGTAGCGGAGTACTTATCATTTTTTGCCAGTGCGCAGGGATTATTTGGGGCAGAGCTTAAGCGCGCATTGAATTCTGTTCGAGAAGAGCTGGAATTAGAAGATTTGTGGCAACGTCGGACAAAAGGCTTTTCCCAGGGGGAGAGAATGAAAGTGTCGCTGGCGCGGGCACTAGTCCACCGGCCTACGCATTTGATACTTGATGAACCGACGCGCGGGCTTGATGTCCTTGCAGCGAGACTGCTGCGGAAAACACTTCTGCGGTTGCGCTCTGAGGGCGTAGCCATTTTATTTTCCAGCCATATTATGGCTGAAGTTACTGAGTTGTCAGATAGAGTATTGGTGATGGCTAACGGTGCTATTGTCGATAGTGGTACCCCCGATGAGCTTGTAGAACGCACAGGCTGTAAAAACCTGGAAGATAGTTTCGTCACTCTGGCTTACGGGGTTAAAGGGGAGGTGATGGCATGA
- a CDS encoding anhydro-N-acetylmuramic acid kinase has translation MPDLFIGLMSGTSVDSIDAVLVDFGDEEKINTRILAALAHPIHSGLREAILSLCAPGPSELDRAGQLDRQLGQVFAEATNTLLARAGVEGQSVTAIGSHGQTVRHRPPGTVTSPFTLQLGDPNTISALTGICTVADFRRRDIALGGQGAPLMPAFHQAAFKTDGSRAVVNIGGMANITELTADGQVYGYDTGPGNALLDYWVNLHKNQPYDRNGDWAASGRANAELLNRLLSDPYFSAEPPKSTGRETFNPSWLEQACAGLEVAPVDVQATLSEVTAASIADAVHNFAEGGELLTCGGGAKNKDLVTRLQRRLPTWSITDTGSYGIDADWLEAVGFAWLARQTLRGLPGNCPGVTGAQKEAVLGAIYPP, from the coding sequence ATGCCCGATCTGTTTATCGGCCTGATGTCCGGCACCAGCGTTGACTCCATTGACGCGGTGCTGGTCGATTTTGGCGATGAAGAAAAAATAAACACCCGTATCCTGGCTGCGTTAGCCCACCCGATTCACAGCGGCCTGCGCGAGGCTATCCTCAGCCTCTGTGCCCCCGGCCCTTCAGAGTTGGATCGCGCCGGACAGTTAGACCGGCAACTGGGACAGGTTTTTGCCGAAGCCACCAATACCCTGCTAGCCCGAGCCGGTGTTGAGGGTCAGTCTGTTACCGCCATTGGCAGTCACGGCCAAACCGTACGCCACCGCCCCCCAGGCACAGTGACTTCTCCCTTTACTTTGCAACTCGGTGACCCCAACACCATCTCAGCACTGACGGGCATCTGCACCGTTGCGGATTTCCGTCGCCGGGATATCGCTCTCGGTGGTCAAGGAGCGCCTTTAATGCCGGCGTTTCACCAGGCCGCTTTCAAAACTGATGGAAGCCGTGCTGTGGTCAATATTGGGGGGATGGCCAATATCACTGAGCTGACGGCAGATGGCCAGGTTTACGGCTATGACACAGGTCCAGGTAATGCATTGCTCGACTACTGGGTGAACCTACACAAAAACCAGCCCTACGATAGAAATGGAGACTGGGCCGCGAGCGGTCGCGCCAATGCTGAACTTCTCAACCGCCTGCTTTCAGATCCCTATTTCTCCGCCGAGCCACCCAAGAGCACTGGCCGTGAAACTTTTAACCCCAGCTGGCTCGAACAGGCCTGCGCCGGTTTGGAAGTGGCGCCGGTAGATGTGCAGGCGACCCTGTCTGAAGTGACCGCAGCCAGTATCGCCGACGCCGTGCATAATTTTGCCGAAGGCGGCGAGCTGCTCACTTGCGGGGGCGGGGCAAAAAACAAGGACTTGGTTACACGATTACAGCGTCGCTTGCCCACCTGGTCTATTACTGACACGGGCAGTTACGGTATTGACGCAGACTGGCTCGAAGCCGTGGGATTTGCTTGGTTGGCCCGCCAGACATTGAGAGGGCTGCCCGGTAATTGCCCGGGAGTGACTGGCGCGCAGAAAGAGGCGGTTCTAGGGGCTATTTACCCGCCCTGA
- a CDS encoding alpha/beta hydrolase → MVWIQRFAIFAISLFIGLSPAVAEEREENNFESCYLDGWSHALHCTKIPVGGGEAAVDLAVMIAPAVNDIGLEPLYLLAGGPGQAASYLTPILNALYKVNQSRAIVLVDRRGSGYSAAFDCGIDGEVHMDLEAVTDQFSTCYLENSSFAKALHSRQAVDDLEEVRLQLRHKKIALWGGSWGTRTALLYQQWYPESLSVLILDAVAPIDSKVFLTAQAAEKALLKLEKDCSQDPVCSEFGDWRSDLDSLLRDWDGRASNFPDPHSGRTMETSVPRSFIQNLIRTALYAPETAAQLPYAINQAEEGNYLPLSGLVGLLSDDGSMSMGLTLSVACAEELNRTTEEELAADIRDSFLGDAFFEIFAEGCKVWPVSPITYEVPEERNHPVLIISGEADPITPHYYAEQSLGYLSELKQVVVPGGGHINSMRGCIPKLIDDFLKSPLASLDSDCIADIQRPPFMAGAFGPEIDKAVSSELLSSQGDNK, encoded by the coding sequence GTGGTTTGGATACAGAGGTTTGCGATCTTCGCGATCAGCTTGTTTATAGGGCTATCTCCAGCAGTTGCAGAAGAGAGAGAAGAGAATAACTTCGAGTCCTGCTACCTGGACGGCTGGAGCCATGCTCTGCACTGTACAAAGATACCGGTTGGTGGGGGAGAAGCTGCAGTAGATCTAGCGGTAATGATAGCCCCAGCAGTTAATGACATTGGACTGGAGCCACTTTATTTACTGGCCGGTGGCCCCGGTCAGGCAGCCAGTTATCTGACCCCGATTCTAAATGCCTTATATAAAGTCAATCAGAGTAGGGCGATCGTTCTTGTCGATAGGCGCGGCTCGGGTTACTCGGCTGCATTTGACTGTGGGATCGACGGAGAAGTCCATATGGATCTGGAGGCGGTCACCGATCAATTCTCAACTTGCTACCTTGAAAACTCCTCCTTTGCGAAAGCGCTGCATAGCCGTCAAGCGGTTGATGATCTGGAGGAAGTGCGCCTCCAGTTGAGACATAAAAAAATTGCTTTGTGGGGAGGTTCTTGGGGAACTCGTACCGCGCTTCTTTACCAGCAATGGTATCCCGAAAGTTTAAGTGTCCTGATCCTGGATGCCGTAGCCCCGATTGATTCAAAAGTTTTTCTTACTGCGCAAGCTGCTGAAAAGGCGCTGCTAAAATTGGAGAAAGACTGCAGTCAGGATCCGGTGTGCTCCGAATTTGGCGATTGGAGATCTGACCTGGATAGCTTGCTTAGGGACTGGGATGGAAGAGCATCGAACTTCCCGGACCCCCACTCTGGTCGCACAATGGAAACAAGTGTTCCCCGTAGCTTCATACAAAACCTGATAAGGACCGCGCTCTACGCACCTGAAACGGCAGCGCAGTTACCATACGCTATTAACCAGGCTGAGGAGGGTAATTATTTACCGCTATCGGGGTTGGTTGGACTTTTATCTGATGATGGAAGTATGTCTATGGGGCTCACCTTATCAGTTGCTTGCGCTGAAGAATTAAATCGCACTACAGAGGAAGAGCTGGCTGCAGATATTCGCGATAGCTTTTTAGGTGATGCTTTTTTTGAGATTTTTGCTGAGGGTTGCAAGGTGTGGCCCGTATCTCCTATCACTTACGAAGTCCCGGAAGAAAGAAATCATCCTGTGTTAATTATTTCCGGGGAGGCTGACCCTATTACCCCACATTATTATGCGGAACAAAGCTTGGGGTACCTTTCAGAATTAAAACAGGTAGTGGTTCCAGGTGGTGGACATATCAATAGTATGCGCGGTTGTATACCAAAGTTAATAGATGATTTTCTAAAATCTCCACTTGCTTCTTTAGATAGTGACTGTATTGCGGATATTCAAAGACCACCTTTTATGGCGGGTGCTTTTGGACCTGAAATTGATAAAGCGGTATCCAGTGAGTTGCTATCGAGCCAAGGGGATAACAAATGA
- a CDS encoding peptidoglycan DD-metalloendopeptidase family protein, with protein MQNHRKSSTGLRIGGLPKHFPRVHALTAGIAAFVLMLAVLIPSPEISSKRTSLPVKLSEVTSGDSTEAKPALTYTPAETPLLNVSVEAVKSLSLEVRNGDTLSDLFQRAKISAKEMYQLLGSGKEAKQLARLTPGEELTFQTNNDGQLQSLKLQRDRLNQIEFTRTNADKFEHALITREPDSHPAYRQAQIDSSLFLAGSDAGLSDSLIMEMADVFSSDIDFALDIRKGDNFSVMFEELFLDGEKIGNGPILAVSFTNQGRTFSAVRYVDNSGDANYYTPEGKSMRKAFIRTPLDIVRISSHFNPSRLHPVFKSRRPHNGTDYAAPRGTPVYSTGDGRVIASGYSKPNGNYVFIQHGERYVTRYLHLTKRKVKKGQRVKQRQVIGTVGSTGYATGPHLHYEFLVDGRHRNPATIVRKLPKAKSVPTSEMIRFKNQTQPLLAKLENFQGPALAQLDEESP; from the coding sequence ATGCAAAACCATCGTAAATCGAGTACAGGCCTCCGTATTGGCGGCTTACCCAAGCATTTTCCCCGCGTTCATGCGCTGACCGCTGGCATCGCAGCCTTTGTCCTTATGCTGGCCGTTCTGATTCCTTCACCGGAGATTTCCTCTAAGCGCACATCCCTACCCGTCAAACTTTCAGAGGTCACAAGCGGCGACAGCACTGAAGCCAAACCTGCTCTCACTTATACGCCGGCGGAAACGCCACTGCTTAACGTCAGTGTCGAGGCGGTCAAGTCGTTGAGCCTTGAAGTACGTAACGGGGATACCCTGTCAGACCTATTTCAACGTGCAAAAATCAGCGCCAAAGAGATGTACCAGCTTCTGGGTAGCGGCAAAGAGGCAAAACAGCTGGCACGTCTAACTCCGGGTGAAGAGCTGACCTTTCAAACAAATAATGATGGCCAGCTGCAGTCCCTGAAATTGCAGCGAGATCGACTCAATCAAATTGAGTTTACCCGCACAAATGCAGATAAGTTTGAACACGCACTGATAACTCGTGAGCCCGACAGCCATCCGGCTTACCGACAGGCCCAGATCGATAGTTCCCTATTCCTGGCCGGTAGCGATGCTGGGCTGAGTGACAGCCTGATAATGGAGATGGCGGATGTATTCAGCTCCGATATCGACTTTGCCCTCGATATTCGCAAGGGCGACAACTTTAGTGTGATGTTCGAAGAGTTGTTCCTGGATGGGGAGAAAATTGGCAACGGTCCTATCCTTGCGGTCAGTTTTACCAACCAAGGAAGAACTTTTAGCGCTGTGCGCTATGTGGATAACAGTGGTGATGCCAATTACTACACGCCTGAAGGCAAAAGTATGCGCAAGGCATTTATCCGCACACCACTGGACATAGTCCGCATCAGCTCTCACTTCAACCCGAGCCGCCTGCACCCAGTATTCAAGTCACGCCGACCTCATAATGGCACCGACTATGCCGCTCCAAGAGGCACCCCCGTTTACTCTACTGGCGATGGTCGGGTTATCGCGTCTGGCTATAGCAAGCCCAATGGCAACTACGTATTTATCCAGCACGGCGAACGGTATGTAACCCGCTATCTCCACCTGACCAAGCGCAAAGTCAAAAAGGGCCAGCGCGTTAAGCAGCGCCAGGTTATTGGCACTGTGGGGTCTACCGGTTATGCCACCGGCCCGCACTTGCACTACGAATTCCTGGTGGATGGCAGACATCGCAACCCCGCCACCATTGTGCGCAAATTGCCCAAGGCAAAGTCGGTACCGACTTCTGAGATGATCCGTTTTAAAAACCAGACCCAGCCACTTCTGGCGAAACTAGAAAACTTCCAGGGGCCGGCTCTGGCTCAACTGGATGAAGAAAGCCCCTAA
- a CDS encoding ABC transporter permease: MKFLNLLFTPAMSALLKKESLEVWRDRRALYLSLLFAISFPGMIASMTLFMFKSQGERTFQLALLGGQDLPVLEQQLSKGRVELDSLSEGDPIALLDEGYDAVVKIDEGFSTDYRNFRSPKVYLYVDSSDRFSGQGASHVQQKLGELQQLIVQQRMVARGVPLKTIAPWQVQVRDVSTPSTRSAWIVGSIPTLLIMTLFIGCLSSSIDASAGERERMSFEVLLQQPLAAWQVVLAKVLAVASISWLSSILALVSLMAVFPFLPLAEMGIQHATTLSGMVAMALALLPLALLVAVLQILLALRSQSFKDAQTQLSILQILPVTMLLILDMSSIELEEPAWQLVPLVAQQQWFKALLVGETVSISLMIAGSLVSLLLVVGCILGGARALQRESLLGAT, translated from the coding sequence ATGAAATTTTTAAACCTATTATTTACTCCCGCCATGTCTGCTCTTCTGAAGAAGGAGTCTTTAGAGGTTTGGCGTGACCGGCGAGCACTGTATTTATCTTTGCTGTTTGCCATTTCATTTCCCGGAATGATCGCATCGATGACTCTGTTTATGTTTAAGTCCCAAGGGGAGAGGACATTTCAGCTAGCGTTGTTAGGCGGGCAGGATTTACCAGTATTAGAGCAGCAGCTGAGTAAAGGGCGGGTGGAACTGGATAGCCTGTCAGAAGGGGACCCGATAGCTTTACTTGATGAAGGTTACGATGCAGTTGTGAAAATTGATGAAGGTTTTTCTACCGATTATCGCAATTTCCGCAGCCCCAAGGTTTATTTGTATGTTGATAGCTCCGATCGTTTCAGCGGGCAAGGCGCGAGTCATGTTCAACAAAAGCTGGGTGAGCTACAACAGCTCATTGTTCAACAAAGAATGGTCGCTAGGGGAGTCCCACTAAAAACAATAGCACCCTGGCAAGTCCAGGTTAGGGATGTCAGTACCCCGTCTACCCGCAGTGCCTGGATTGTTGGTTCAATACCGACACTCTTGATAATGACGCTGTTTATAGGTTGCCTGTCCTCGTCCATTGATGCCTCTGCCGGTGAGCGGGAGAGAATGAGTTTTGAGGTATTACTGCAACAACCTCTGGCCGCCTGGCAGGTGGTCCTGGCCAAGGTTCTCGCTGTAGCCAGTATCAGTTGGTTATCTTCAATTCTCGCGTTAGTTTCGCTAATGGCTGTTTTTCCATTTTTGCCCTTGGCTGAAATGGGGATACAACATGCAACTACGCTGAGTGGCATGGTTGCTATGGCGCTAGCCCTGCTCCCACTGGCTCTATTGGTTGCCGTACTGCAAATATTGTTAGCGTTGCGTTCCCAGTCATTTAAAGATGCCCAAACTCAATTGAGTATATTGCAGATTTTACCTGTCACTATGTTGTTAATATTGGATATGTCATCCATAGAGCTAGAGGAGCCTGCCTGGCAGTTGGTCCCGCTGGTCGCGCAACAGCAGTGGTTTAAGGCTCTACTGGTTGGGGAAACGGTCTCCATATCTCTGATGATCGCTGGCTCACTAGTCAGCCTTTTGTTGGTTGTTGGGTGTATATTAGGCGGTGCCCGAGCGCTGCAGCGAGAGAGTCTGCTCGGAGCTACCTAG
- the tyrS gene encoding tyrosine--tRNA ligase — protein MAGVDMTLLEDLDRRGLINQATGDGELTQHLSESRTLYCGFDPTADSLHIGSLVPLLTLKRFQAAGHKPIALVGGATGLIGDPSFKAQERSLNTPDIVAGWVDKLKSQVSQFINFDCGENSAIVANNLDWTCDLNVLDFLRDVGKHFSVNNMVNKESVKQRIQREGEGISFTEFSYMLLQSMDFSELYKLHDCTLQIGGSDQWGNITGGVDLTRRQHRGKVFGLTLPLVTKADGTKFGKTESGTIWLDPKRTSPYAFYQFWLNTADADVYKFLRYFTFLSVDEIEAIETADRERAGRPEAQGVLAREVTRLVHGEEGLVAAERISRALFSGDIADLSASDLEQLRLDGLPSSVLPKDFGEQSLINLLVDAGMAPSGKPVKDALGRNAVLVNGEAVGMSANAEPASVFCRDKAMSDSYFIVRLGKKKYHLFTLEG, from the coding sequence ATGGCTGGGGTCGACATGACACTGCTAGAAGACTTGGACCGTCGCGGATTAATTAATCAAGCGACTGGTGACGGCGAACTGACGCAGCATTTGTCGGAGAGTCGAACCCTGTATTGCGGTTTTGATCCCACTGCAGACTCCCTTCATATAGGCAGTCTAGTACCGTTGCTGACCTTGAAGAGGTTTCAGGCGGCAGGGCATAAACCAATTGCACTGGTTGGCGGTGCCACGGGGTTGATTGGTGACCCCTCTTTTAAGGCTCAGGAGCGCAGTTTGAATACCCCCGATATTGTTGCGGGTTGGGTAGACAAGCTGAAAAGCCAGGTTTCCCAATTTATCAATTTCGATTGTGGGGAAAATAGTGCCATTGTCGCCAATAACCTCGACTGGACTTGCGACCTCAATGTGCTCGATTTCCTGCGCGATGTCGGCAAGCATTTCTCTGTTAACAATATGGTTAACAAAGAGTCCGTTAAGCAGCGTATCCAGCGTGAAGGTGAAGGTATTTCCTTTACTGAGTTTTCCTACATGTTGCTCCAATCGATGGACTTTTCCGAGCTGTATAAGCTGCACGATTGCACCTTGCAGATTGGTGGTTCCGACCAGTGGGGCAATATTACCGGTGGTGTCGACCTGACCCGCCGCCAGCATCGCGGTAAGGTATTCGGTCTGACATTGCCTCTGGTGACCAAGGCGGATGGCACCAAGTTTGGTAAAACTGAGAGCGGCACTATTTGGCTGGACCCGAAACGTACAAGCCCTTATGCCTTTTACCAGTTCTGGCTAAATACTGCTGATGCGGACGTTTATAAGTTCCTACGCTACTTTACTTTCCTCAGTGTGGATGAAATTGAGGCGATAGAGACCGCAGACCGCGAGCGTGCTGGCAGGCCTGAAGCCCAGGGAGTCCTCGCCCGTGAAGTCACTCGTTTGGTACACGGTGAGGAAGGCCTGGTAGCAGCTGAGCGCATCTCCCGAGCGCTCTTTTCTGGAGACATTGCCGATTTGTCTGCAAGTGACCTGGAGCAGTTGCGCCTGGATGGCCTACCATCATCGGTCCTTCCGAAAGACTTCGGTGAACAGAGCCTGATCAACTTGCTGGTCGATGCAGGTATGGCACCTTCGGGCAAGCCGGTTAAGGATGCTTTGGGTCGCAATGCGGTGTTGGTAAATGGTGAGGCGGTTGGCATGAGCGCTAATGCGGAGCCCGCATCTGTTTTTTGTCGTGATAAAGCGATGAGCGATAGCTACTTTATTGTTCGCTTAGGCAAGAAAAAATACCATCTGTTCACCCTTGAAGGTTGA
- the erpA gene encoding iron-sulfur cluster insertion protein ErpA, producing MSEAVSFSPAPLVVTDKAVAKVKSLLEEEGNPELKLRVFVTGGGCSGFQYGFTFDELVAEDDAIIEKDGIQVLVDAMSYPYLVGANVDYEEGLSGSRFVVQNPNASATCGCGSSFSI from the coding sequence ATGTCAGAAGCTGTATCCTTTTCTCCCGCGCCACTCGTGGTCACAGACAAGGCTGTGGCCAAGGTAAAAAGCCTGTTGGAAGAGGAGGGCAACCCGGAGCTGAAACTCAGGGTGTTCGTGACCGGAGGCGGCTGTTCCGGTTTCCAATACGGTTTTACCTTTGATGAATTGGTTGCCGAAGATGATGCCATCATAGAAAAGGATGGCATTCAGGTCTTGGTGGATGCGATGAGCTACCCCTACCTGGTTGGCGCCAATGTTGATTACGAAGAAGGCCTTTCGGGGTCGCGCTTCGTAGTACAAAATCCCAATGCGTCCGCTACCTGTGGCTGCGGCTCCTCTTTCTCTATTTGA